The DNA window TCCTCGGGGGCCGTGAACGGGTGCTCGATGTGGAAGCGCAGGTACATCGTCGCCGGGTTGAACACCAGGACCGCCTCGGCCACGTCCGCGCAGCCCGACGCCGGGTACATCTGGTCGCCCGTCAGCGGCCCAACGGGCATTTGCCTTCTCTGCTGCGTGTTCTCCGAGCGTGCGCGGTGCATGCTTATTCCGTGCCGGGGCAGAAGCCGTCTTCGCCGTGGTCGCAGCGGTGGTACGCGCCCGCGTTGTAGAATTGGATCACCCGCAGCAACTCGCTCATCGCGATCCGCCAGTCGCCGTCCCGGTCCGCGCTGTGCGGGCCCGTCGGCAGCGCGCCGTCCAGCGCTTCCGGGTGCTGCTGACGCCACGCCACGCCGCGACCGCGTCCCGCAGCCAGGGCGGCCCCTGGAACGATTCCAGCGCGGCCCGGGCCGCTGCGGCGTCCGGCAGCCGCAGATTGAACATGCGCAGGCCCGTTTCCTGTGCGGACGTGGCCACGGTTTCGCCCTCAGGCCCCGCAAGGGCGGTTTGGGCGCAGAACGCGACCAGAACCGCTGCCCCGCCCCGGAAAAAGGGAAAAGGGAACAGAAAACAGCATAATGGTGATAGTAATTGCCCCGTTTGGGCCAGACCCCGAATCCGCATAAGCCTATTCCCCAATATAACACAATCCACCGTTATCGGCGGCCCGCGTTTCGCCCACTATTTCCCGATCCGCAGGACCCGATGTTGCTAGCAAAGCAGATACGGCGCGATTTGTCAAGGGGCGTTGCTGTCACGTGCGAGTACAAGGGCGCGCTGACGGTCACCACTTGTACTTTTGATAGAAGCGGAATACGGCTTGAACCTTGTCGTCTTCGGGGGCTTCGAGGGCTTTCTGGAATGCCTTCAAGACGGCATGGTAGCAGTCAAACTCGTGCTCGTCTGACCGGAACAGCACGATGTGGAGATGCATGAGGCGCGCGCCCTCGTACACGCCCTCGGCGCGGCTGCCGACCACGTATCCCTGGTCCACTTCAAACTGCTTGTAGAACTGTTTCACGCCCTCGTCGAAGTGCTTGTGCACGGCCCTGCAATATTTCCGCTGGTCGTCTATCGGCAGCAAGGCGAGAAAGTGGCCGCCTCCCAGGTGCCCCAGCTGGGTCTCGTGCAGCCCCGTCTCGCGCGCCTGCTCCTTCAGGAGCGATGCGGTCCAGGCAATCAAGCGTTCCGTGTCCTGTGTTCCGCGGCTGGCCTCGAAGGCCTCCACATTCTTTATAGTGAAATAACACAGGGCAAAATGTTCCTGCCGGAATATGCGGTAGTCGATTTCCCGGCCAATCGCCTCCAATTGCAGGAGACCGGTCCGCGCGTCGAGGTTAGACAGCTTCTCCGCCAACACGTCGAGGGTTCGCAAGCGGGCCAGCAGTTGTTCCATGGTGAAAGGCTTGGTCAGGTAGCCGTCGCCGCCCTGTTTGAGCGCATGGGCGATTTCGGGCCCGTCGACCACCGCGGAGACGAAGAGGATGGGGACCTTGTACAGACCGCTGTCGCTGCGAAGGGATCTCGCAAGCTGGTATCCCGTGCCACCCGGAAACATGACGTCGAGGAGAATGTAGTCGGGCTTGAACTCACGGGTCTTTTCGATCACGCCGTTGGTGCTGGGGCACGCCGCCACGGCAAAGCCGCGGGCGATGAGGGCTTTGCCCAGCATTTCGAGCAGTTGCAGGTCGTCGTCAATTGCCAGGATGCGCTTCATGGCCTTCCTCCCGGATTGCCGGCTCGGGAAGCGGTTCCTCGTTCCATTTCGGGAGTGTGAAAAAGAACGTGGCGCCCCGGCCCGGCTCTGCTTCCGCCCAGATGCGGCCGCCGTGCAGTTCGACTATCTTCTTGCAGGTGGCCAAACCCAGACCCGCCCCGGGATATGACGCAGCGTTGCCGCCGCGATGCAGGACTACGAAGATATCGTGCGCTTCCTCCGGACGGAACCCGATGCCATTGTCGCGAACGAAAAGCCGCCAGGCGGGCCCGTCATCCCAAACGCCGATTTCCAGGCGCAAGGGGAGAGCGCCACGATACTTGACGGCGTTCTGCAGCAGGTTCTGAAACAGGTTTCCAAGCAGCACCGGGTCGCCCAGCACCACCGGCAACTGCGCCGCGGCAACGTGCGACATGTCTTCCCCGAGGCCGGCGCCAAGACCCAGAAGCGCATCCCGCAGCACGCCATTCAGGTTGGTGGGGCACCAGGAGGTTTCCCGGCTCGAGATACGCGAGTACTCGAGCACGGAGTCGATGAGCCCCTGCAGCCGTTCGACCGTGGTCACTGCCTTTTCGATGAAGTGCAGACGAAACGCTGATTCTTCCGGGTCGGGTTCCTCGGACAGGTTCAGGCAGGCGTCCATGAGGTGTTCGTGCACCGTGTGCAACGGCAGACGGATGTCATGGGCAATTACATGCGCGAAGTGCTCGAGGTCCTGGTTGCTGCGCCGCAGCGCCTCCGTGCGCTCGGCCACGCGGAGTTCGAGCGCTTCATTCATCTTTTTGAGTTCGGCCTCGTGACGTTTGGACTCCGTTATGTCGCGGATTGCCAGCAGGTATGCGACTCGGCCGTTGAAGATGTGGCGGCGCGCGCGCACCGCCGTCACGAGAACTTCCTCATTGCGGGTGCGCAGGTCCAACTCCATCGAGGAAGCGCCGCCGTGCGGCGTCGCCGCGAGCACGGGCACGAGCGCACCGTTAAAAACCTCGGACAGCGGCGCGCCAATGACCTCCGCGGAGGGGCGGCCCATCATCTTCAAGAGCGCGGGATTGGCATGAAGGACACGCTCGCCGTCGTGCACGAGAATGCCCTCGAACACGGCGTTGTAAAGGCCCTCAAAGCGTTCCTTGCTCTCGCGTAGCGCCTGTTGGGTGTGGAAATGCTGCACCGCGTAGCGGAGCGTCCGCTCGAGTTCAGCGGCGCTGATATGATTCTTGTCAAGGAAGTCAAACGCGCCTCGCCCCAGCGCTTCGGTATCCATGCTCTGGTCCGGATGCGCCGTGAGCAAAATGACGGGCACCTGGTTCGTGACCATGGGGCAGGCGTCCAGCAGGTCAAAACCTGTCGCCCTGCCGATATAATAGTCGAGCAGCACCACGTCATGCCGGTGACCGCATAGTGCCGCGAGACCCTGCTCGACGGTATCCACCCAATCCATCAGGAAAGAGGCCGCCTGCGATTCCTTCAGGTACTCGTCAAAAAGACGCGCGTGATATTCATCATCATCGATGAGCAACACACGTATGACAGGTCTCGCACCCATACGAACCCCTTACCGCCCGCGGGTCAACCCAACCGGATTGACCCCGCCCTGATTTGCGGGCGCGCACCTCACAGGCCACCCCTCACGGATGGCCACGTCCTCTGCCTTTTATATTAGCACACAGACATAACCAAGAATCAACGCCGCACGGCCGCACTTTCAACGGTCCTGAGTTTGAAGGAGCAAGATTCGCGCCAAAAGAAGCTCCCAATGGCAGGACGTGTGCAAGTGTTTCCAAGAGAGCATCTTAGCAGGACTGGAAGCTTCTGAAGCCGTTCCGAGTCTCGTTGATTCGCTTCCTGAATTCCAGAATCAGGACATCTTTTTGTCCAGATTCTGGACTGACCGGCCGCATGCCGCGCCCGGTCCTCGGCCCGGCCGCAGGGCCGGGACTGCCGCACGCTCCGTGCGAGCGGGCGGCATCCCGCCACGAGGCGCGAGGCGGGGGCTCGCCGGACTCGTGTATACTCCGGGCTCGCGCATGCTAGAGTAGCGTACGCTATTCATGAGGGACCCGCCGGGAGGTCTTCTATCGAAGGAGGAACATGTATGTCGCGCGCCATCGGCACGGGCATGGGTTTGGCTATTGTTCTTATATCAGGCGCGGCAGGGTCGGCCCCGCAGCAGGACCTCCAGGTGCTGTGGGAAATTGGCAAGGCCGACAAATCCGCGGCGGAATTTGCGCTGGCGCCGAACCGCTACGGCGAGTACAAGGAAGACGGCTTCTTCGTCGTGGGGTGGTCCGACCCGGCCAAAGACTGGCCCTATGCGCATCCCGGGCCAGTGGACCCTTGGGGCAATTCGAAGAAGCATACCTTTACGATAGTATTCGCGCTGGCGGAAGCGCCCACGGAGGGCAAGTCCGTGCTCGAGGTGCGGCTGGTGGACACGCATTCGTCGCGTCCGCCTGCCATCACATTCAGCGTGAACGGGACCGTGTTCCGGCGCCCTACACCGAAAGGCGCGGGGGACGCGTCCATTCAAGGCGATGCGACCGTGACGCAGCCGCACGCATTGCAGATACCCTTTTCGTCGAGTCTGCTGCAAGCGGGCGAGAATGAGATCACGATTACCATCGAATTGGGCTGTTGGATGCTCTACGACTACATTGCGTTGAAGACGCCCGCCCCTGCCGCGCTGGGCGACGTGAGCGCGCTTCCGCCTTCCGTCGGCACGGTCGCGTGCCCGCCGCTGCTCCGCGAGGAAGACGGCGCATTACTGCAGGTGGTTCGCGTACCGGTGCGGCACGTGGGCGCTCCGCGCGAGATTCGGTTGCGGATAGATGACGGTCCTCCGGTGGTCAGGACGCTCACGAATGGCACGCAGGTGGTCGAACTGTTCACGGCCGCGGTCAGGGAACCTGCGACGAAGACGGTGACTGTGTCGAGCGGGGACCAGACACTGGCGGAGCATCAGGTGGAAATCAGGCCGACGCGCGCGTGGACCGTATACCTGCTGCACCACACGCACCTGGACATTGGCTACACGCACCACCAGAGCGAAGTGGAAGCGCGTCAGTGGTCGTTCCTCGACCAGGCGATTGAACTGGGCCGGAAAACGCGCGATTACCCGCCGGAGGCGCGGTTCAAGTGGCTGCCGGAGGGACTTTGGGCCGTGGACAGCTATTTGCGCCGCGCCACGCCCGAGCAGCGAGACGCTTTTGTCGAGTCAGTGCGGCAGGGGACCATCGGCCTCGATGCGCTGTATGGCAATGAGCTAACCGCGTTGTGCCGGCCGGAAGAACTGCTCGAACTGACGGGCTACGCCCGGCGTCTTGCGGCACAGTATGATCTGAGCATCGATTCGGCCATGATTTCTGACGTGCCCGGCTATACCTGGGGCACTATCCCGGCGCTGGCGTGGAGCGGCGTCCGTTTCTTCTCGATTGGGCCTAACCGCGGCCACCGCATCGGCTACACGCTGGCCGAATGGGGCGACAAGCCGTTCTATTGGGTCTCGCCTTCGGGCAAGCAGCGCGTGTTGTGCTGGATTCACGCGGAGGGCTACTCGTGGTTCCATCGCGGCCCGTTCTACAGCCAGGGCGACGCGGGGATGGAGGCCCCGGCGGTCCTCGAGTACCTGGCACGCCTGCAGGAGAGCAAGTACCCCTATGACATCGCAATTGCGCGCTACAACATCGGCGGCGATAACGGCCCGCCCGACCCGAGCCTGCCGGATTTCGTGCGTGCGTGGAACGAGCAATACGCCTCGCCGAAGATCGTTATCGCCACGGTCAGCCAGGCCTTCGGCGCGTTTGAGGAACGCTACGGGGGAACGCTGGCGCAGCATCGCGGCGATTTCACGCCCTATTGGGAAGACGGCGCGGCGTCGTCGGCGCTGGAGACCGTGGTCAACCGCGCGGCTGCCGAGCGGCTTGTACAGGCCCAGGCGTTGTGGCCGATGCTGGACCCGTGCCCGTACCCTGCCGCGGACTTCCAGGAAGCGTGGCGCAACATCATCCTGTACGACGAACACACGTGGGGCGCGCACAACAGCATCAGCGAGCCGGAGAGCGAGTTCGCGGTGTCGCAGTGGCGGACCAAGCAGGCCTTCGCGCTGGACGCCGACCGGCAGACCCGCGACCTCATGCAACGCGCGCTGGCCGTGCTCCAGCCGGACCCGAACGACGTGCGCCGGGTCGCCGTATTCAACACGGCGTCGTGGCCGCGCACGGACCTCGTGGTGCTGCCCGCCGACTGGAAACGTCCTGGAGACCGCGTGCTCGCGGATAACGGCGCCGCCGTGCCGTCGCAACGGCTGACCACGGGCGAGTTGGCGTTTGTGGCAAAGGACGTGCCCGCACTGGGAAGCGCCGCGTTTACGATCGAGGCGGGCGACGCCGCGCCGGAAGGCGACGCCCGGGCGGAAGGCACTGTACTGAGCGCAGGCGGGCTGACAATAGAGGTGGACCCGGCCTCGGGCGCCATTGTGCGGCTCGGCAGCGGCATTTCCGGCGCGAACCTCGTCGATACGAGCAAGGGCTTCGGGCTCAACGACTACCTCTACGTCGCGGGGCGCGACCCGGCGGCGCCACAACGCGCCCACGGCGCGAGCGTGACCGTGAAAGAAGCCGGACCGCTGCTCGCTTCGCTGCTGGTCGAGTCGGCGGCGCCGGGTTGCCGGAGACTGGCGCGCGAAATCCGCGTCGTGGCGGGACTGGGCCGCGTGGACCTCGTGGACACGCTCGACAAGGAAAACGTCTACGAGAAGGAAGCCGTGCACATCGCGTTCCCCTTCAACGTGCCAGGCGGCACTACGCGCATGGATACGCCTTTCGCGGTGGTCCGGCCCGACTCGGACCAGATGACCGGCTCGTGCAAGAATTATTTCACCGTGCAGCGGTGGCTGGACGTGTCGAACAGCACCGGCGGCGTAACGCTGGCCACGCCGGACGCCCCCCTGTTCGAGGTGGGCGCGGTCACGTGCGACCCGGTCTCCGTTGGCTGGCTCAAGCAGTGCGTGCGCCCGCGCACCACGCTGTTTGCCTACGTCATGAACAATTACTGGGAAACCAACTACAAGGCGTCGCAGGAGGGACCCACGGCGTTTCGGTTCTCGTTGCGGCCCCATGACGGCTACGACCCCGTCCATGCGCATCGTTTCGGCATCGAACAGAGCCAGCCGCTTGTCGTCTCGCCTGTGGGTGCGGCCGCACCGCATTCGGGCGCCGTCCCGCCGCTATTTGCCATCAAGACCGACCGGCTCATCTGCACGGCGCTCAAGCCCGCCGACAGCGGCGACGGGCTTATCGTCCGCCTGCTGAACGTCACGCCTGGACAGGAGCGGCTGACGCGCTTCTTCCCGGGCATCGTGCCGGAGCAGGTGAACCTCTGCACCATAAGCGAGAAACCGGGCAGGGTCGTCCATAACGACACGGTCGTGCTGCCCGGCGACATCGTCACGCTGCGTTTTGGTCTTCCCCTCTCTGCGGAGGAAAAGTAAGGCGGAGGTTCCAGAGTCATGACCTCTCGTGAACGCGTGCTTGCAGCCCTGAACCATCGCGAACCGGACCGTGTGCCCGTGGACCTTTCCGGGCACCGATCTTCCGGCATCATGGCGATGGCGTATCCGAAACTGCGCGCGGCGCTCGGCCTCGAGCCGCGGCCCGTGCGCGTCTACGACCCCGTGCAGCAATTGGCCGTGGTCGATGAGGACGTGCTCGAACGTTTCGGCATCGACACCATCGAGCTTGGGCGCGCCTTCGCGGTCGAAGACAAGGACTGGGCCGAATGGACCCTGCCGGACGGGACCCCCTGCCTCATGCCGGCGTGGGCGTTGCCGGAACGCGAGCCCGGGCGCTGGGTGATCCGGTCGGCGTCCGGGCGGGTCATAGCGGCCATGCCCGACGGCGTCTGGTTCTTTGAGCAGACGCATTGGCCGTTTCTCGATGGGGACGACCGCCCGTCGCGCATTCCGGAGGCCATTTGCGAATGCATGTGGACGGCCGTGGCGTCGCCGCCCGGGCCGCTTACGGCGGGGCCGGACGGGCTCGACAAGCTGGCCGCAGGCGCGCAGCGTCTGCGCGCGCAGACGGACCGCGCGATCGTCGGGCTGTTTGGCGGCAACCTGCTCGAGATGGGGCAGTTCCTCTACCGTAATGACCAGTTCCTGCTCATGCTGGCGGCGGAGCCGGAACGCGTCCACCGGTTTCTCGACGCCGTGGTCGAGATGCACCTGGGCAATTTGGAGCGGTTCCTGGGCGCGGTCGGGCCGTACATCGATGTGATTCTCTTCGGCGACGACCTCGGCATGCAGAACGGGCCGCAGATGTCGCCCGCCATGTACGATGAGTACTTCAAGCCGCGCCACGCCCTTCTGTGGCAGCGCGCGAAGCTGCTCGCGAACGTCAAGGTGATGCTGCACTGCTGCGGCGGCGTACGCGAGTTGATGCCGGGCCTGATCGAGGCCGGACTCGACGCGATTAACCCGGTGCAAGTCTCGTGCCGCGGCATGGAGGCGGCGGGGCTCAAGCGCGATTTCGGCAAGGAAATGACCTTCTGGGGCGGCGGCTGCGACACCCAGCGCATCTTGCCGCAGGCAACGCCGGACGAGGTTGCCGCGCATGTGCGCGGGCAGGTTGCCGCGTTGCAGCCCGGCGGCGGTTTTGTCTTTCAGCAGGTGCACAACATCCTCGCCAATGTGCCGCCGGCTAACGTCATCGCCATGTACGGCGCGATACACGCCTGACGAGACCAGGCGGGCCGGCCCAAGGTATACTATGAGATGCGCGCGAGGGTGAGGTGTCCGTTGCAGCGGCAGGCGAGGTTCCGCCGGCCCGGCAGATGTTTGCAGGCCGCGGACGCAGGATGACCCCGCGCGGAAGAGAAGGAGTGCAGGGGGTGTTCTTTTACATTGTCGTTGTGTTGGTGCAGTTGCCGTGGCTCTTGCTGTGCGCCGGCGCGGCGCGGCGCATGTTGCGCGCGCGCTATCTGTACAGCCGCTTGCAGTTCTACGGCGCCGCGCTGATCGTGCTGTGCAGCATCGCGCGGCTGGTGCTGTTTGACCCGAATTTCGGCATCGACCCGCTCGCGGAGCGCCCCTGGATTTTCGGCTATACGCAGGTCGAGCCCGGCGCGGTAGCCATCGGGTTGTTGTTCTTTGGCGTGGGGTTCTTCCTGGACCACCGCCCGGGCAAGGAATTTCAGCCTTGGCCGCCGCTCGCCAAGCGGGTCAGCCTCTGGTCGCTGGCCGCGGGCACTGCATTGATGCTTGTGGCGTTGTGGCGAGGGACCGGCGTGTGGTTTCAATTGCCGTGGACCGTGCCGCGACTGGCTCTTACGCTAGGATGCTACCCGTTTGCCGTAACGTACCTGTCGTGGAGCGGGCGCGCGCCCGTGCGCAGGGAAGTGCGCATGCCGGTGAACTTGTAGGAGGACATCATGAACGAAACGCGCCTGGTTATCGGCATGCCCGCCGGTTCGCTGGCGGACCCCAACCGCGGCGGCAATCTGATAGCCTTGTTGAAGCACGCGGGCTTTCCCACGAAGGGTTACGACGCGGGCGGGCCGACGACATTCCCCCTGCACACCGTGCTGCTCGGCTGGGACGGCCGGCCGCAGGAGTTCGGCGCGCAGGTCGGCTTGGGCGAGGTGGACATTGCCATCGGCGGCGACGACTGGACCCGCGAGCGCGTCCTCGAATTCAAGTTCGAGTATAACCGCGAACTGAGCCTGGAAAAGGTGCTGTCCCTGCGCCGCGGCGACGTGCGCATCGTCATCATCTACGACCGGCGCGACAAGGCGCAGGCGTTCGACGACTGGCTCGCGGCGCTGTTGCGCGAAAAGCCGCTGGTGAGCATGGTTTCTGAGATGCCCTATCTCGCGCTCGACTGGTACCTGCGCAAGATTGCCCAGTTGGGCTTCGGCGCGACTCACGGGGCATACAGCGTGCAGAAGTTCAAGACGCCGCCCCGCACCGAGCGCGGCCTTGTCATCTACGAGACTTGGGGCAAGACGGAAGCGAAGGTCAAGAACGGCGCGGTCGATTTCGGGCTCGAAATCACGCAAAGCGGCAGCGCCATCCGCAATTACGGCCTCGAAATCGGCGAAGTCATCATGGAATCCGAGACGGGCATATGGGTCAACCCGGAGATCCGCAACCAGCCCGGCAAATTCGAGTTGGCGCAGATGTTCCTGCTCAATCTGTACGGGTCGGTGTTCGCCGAGAACAAGGTGCTCATCTTCTTCAACGCGAAGACGGAAGCGGTGCCGCAGGTGCTCGACTACTTGAGCGCGAACAAGTTGTTCGGCGACGAACCGACGATGAACACGGGCGCGAATTTCACCGAGTTCAGCGTGCAGTTGGACACAAACGACCCAGCCCTGCCGCTCGCCAAGGTGCGCTACGACCTGGCCCGCCTGGGCGCCACGCACATCGAGACGGTGCCGCTGGATTCGTCCATCCCCGGCTTGGACGCGATAGCTTTCTGAGCCGATGCGTCAGGGGGCATCAAGCCGTTGGCCGCTTGTGTCCGTTCCTTTGCGCGAGCCGGCCGGCCGGTGGAGCAGCGGCTTGACCAGCAGCCAGGCGCCGTACACGCTGAGAAACGCCCAAACAAGGAAATGCGGGCCAATCGGATAGGGTTTCCGGTATCCGGGAAGGGGCAGGCGTATCCATGCAACGTTCCACCACTCCGGGAATATGTGGATGTCAGGCCGCCACGGGTACAACAACGAACAATCGCCATGGGATACCGCATCGATAACCAAGTGTGAGCACGCCCCGATGAACAACGAGCCAAGCCTGCGCGCCCAGGATGAACGGGTCATGTCGCGCAGCGGCGCGATGCGCATGGCGTGTACGCCCGCACCCCATGCCCGCCACAGGAGGCCCGGATGCGCCTGCGCCGGCAGTCGCCGCGCCAAGCGGCCCAGCATCCACCACAACAACATGCCGCCGGGCATGCAGAGCAGCACGAGACCCGCGAGCGAGTGGCCCACGCCCTGGCCCAGGTAGCCGCGATACGCCCCGACAAAACCGTCTATGACATCCGGCATCGCGGCACCCACGCACAGGGCGGAAACCTCGAAAACGCGCGGCCATCGCCGCCAAAGCGGCGCGATCAGGCCCTGATGTGACGGGAACGCAAGCGGCATGACGTCGTCATTCCTCCAAGGCCCGGCCCGTGACGGCAAACCAGTTCCGGGTGTGCGCGGCTTCCGCAATGCCGGGCGCCAGCAGGCTCGCGCAATAGCCGAGGCTCAACGTCGTGACGAGTCCAAACGACGAAGGCCAGATGAAACTCAGGCTCCGGCCCCCTTCCGCGACCGCGCCGGGAAACAGGCCGAGCAGGAGAGGCGGCGACTCGTTCATCAGTTGCGGCGCACTCCAGCAGATGGCGTAGAGCGAGGCGAGCGCGGCGCCGAACTTGGTCATGCCCGCGGACTGCATAATGTAGTCCATGCCGCTGTTCAACGCAGCCATGAGCGACGCACCGACAGGAAGCCAGCGCGTCGAGCGGCACGCCGGGAAGCGGTCTTTCAGGCGCTGCTGACGGCGCGTGTGATAGATGCTGATGCCCGCGAGCAGCGCAAGGGAGAGCAGGAGAACACACCCATCCAGCCAATGCAGGCGGATCGAACCCTCCATGCGCGCGGCCCTCGTGCGGCCCATGCCGCGGTTCGGTTTGCGGACACAATACGGCAGAGAGGAAGTTAGCTGAGCCGTCGCGTGTTGTCAAGACCGCCTCGGGTGTGCTCTCACGAGGAGTTCGGCGGGTAGAGACTCTCGCGGTTCAGAGTCAAGGACCGCGCGGGAATTCACTTGTGCTAAGCTGAGGCGCCGAGCGCAGTATCGTGGTGCAAAGGGAGGAAGCGTTACATGCATGGTTGCGGTATGGCATCGAGCCTCGTGCTTGCGGCGTGTCTGGGAATCCTGGCCACGGCAGCGCCCGCCGCGCCGTTGCAGGTCTGTCTCGTCTCGGGGTCGTTTGAATACGACTCGGACACGTCGCTCGCGGCCTTCCAGGAGTATCTCGAAACGCGGCATGACGTGCAGTGCACATTGTTGAAAGCGACGGGCTGGACGGATATCCCCGGCCTTGAGGCGCTCGATACGTGCGACGTCGCGCTCTTCTTCTTGCGGCGGCTCCGCCTCGAAGGCGAGCAACTCGAGCGAATCAAGGCTTATTGCGCGGCGGGACGCCCCCTCGTGGCCGTGCGCACGATGAGCCACGGCATTCAGACTTGGCTTGAATTCGACAAGGAGGTGCTCGGCGGCAATTACCAGGGCCACCTGGGCGAAGGGCCCACGACGGAAGTGCTTGCGAAGCCGCGCCGGGCAGACCACCCCGTTCTCGAGGGTGTTGGTCCCATCCGGTCGCGGTATAGCCTTTACAAGACGGGGCCCGTGGCTGACGACTGCGATGTGCTCATGTTCGGCCGCACGCCCGTGAGCGATGGCCCGCAACCCCTGGCGTGGACGCGCGTCCACAACGGCGGGCGCGTGTTTTACACGTCGCTGGGCGGCGTGGGCGATTTCGAGGGCGCATCGTTCCGGCGGCTGCTGGCAAACGCGCTGTATTGGGCCGCGGAGCAGCCCGCCGCGCGCAAGCCGCTGCCGCCCGTGACGCGGCGGCCCCGGCCCGAGGGTGTGCTGACGCTCGCGCTGCGCGCGCGCGCACAGGACGCCGCGGGCGCATGGGCCGA is part of the Candidatus Hydrogenedentota bacterium genome and encodes:
- a CDS encoding response regulator — encoded protein: MKRILAIDDDLQLLEMLGKALIARGFAVAACPSTNGVIEKTREFKPDYILLDVMFPGGTGYQLARSLRSDSGLYKVPILFVSAVVDGPEIAHALKQGGDGYLTKPFTMEQLLARLRTLDVLAEKLSNLDARTGLLQLEAIGREIDYRIFRQEHFALCYFTIKNVEAFEASRGTQDTERLIAWTASLLKEQARETGLHETQLGHLGGGHFLALLPIDDQRKYCRAVHKHFDEGVKQFYKQFEVDQGYVVGSRAEGVYEGARLMHLHIVLFRSDEHEFDCYHAVLKAFQKALEAPEDDKVQAVFRFYQKYKW
- a CDS encoding DUF4184 family protein, whose amino-acid sequence is MPLAFPSHQGLIAPLWRRWPRVFEVSALCVGAAMPDVIDGFVGAYRGYLGQGVGHSLAGLVLLCMPGGMLLWWMLGRLARRLPAQAHPGLLWRAWGAGVHAMRIAPLRDMTRSSWARRLGSLFIGACSHLVIDAVSHGDCSLLYPWRPDIHIFPEWWNVAWIRLPLPGYRKPYPIGPHFLVWAFLSVYGAWLLVKPLLHRPAGSRKGTDTSGQRLDAP
- a CDS encoding methyltransferase encodes the protein MTSRERVLAALNHREPDRVPVDLSGHRSSGIMAMAYPKLRAALGLEPRPVRVYDPVQQLAVVDEDVLERFGIDTIELGRAFAVEDKDWAEWTLPDGTPCLMPAWALPEREPGRWVIRSASGRVIAAMPDGVWFFEQTHWPFLDGDDRPSRIPEAICECMWTAVASPPGPLTAGPDGLDKLAAGAQRLRAQTDRAIVGLFGGNLLEMGQFLYRNDQFLLMLAAEPERVHRFLDAVVEMHLGNLERFLGAVGPYIDVILFGDDLGMQNGPQMSPAMYDEYFKPRHALLWQRAKLLANVKVMLHCCGGVRELMPGLIEAGLDAINPVQVSCRGMEAAGLKRDFGKEMTFWGGGCDTQRILPQATPDEVAAHVRGQVAALQPGGGFVFQQVHNILANVPPANVIAMYGAIHA
- a CDS encoding response regulator yields the protein MGARPVIRVLLIDDDEYHARLFDEYLKESQAASFLMDWVDTVEQGLAALCGHRHDVVLLDYYIGRATGFDLLDACPMVTNQVPVILLTAHPDQSMDTEALGRGAFDFLDKNHISAAELERTLRYAVQHFHTQQALRESKERFEGLYNAVFEGILVHDGERVLHANPALLKMMGRPSAEVIGAPLSEVFNGALVPVLAATPHGGASSMELDLRTRNEEVLVTAVRARRHIFNGRVAYLLAIRDITESKRHEAELKKMNEALELRVAERTEALRRSNQDLEHFAHVIAHDIRLPLHTVHEHLMDACLNLSEEPDPEESAFRLHFIEKAVTTVERLQGLIDSVLEYSRISSRETSWCPTNLNGVLRDALLGLGAGLGEDMSHVAAAQLPVVLGDPVLLGNLFQNLLQNAVKYRGALPLRLEIGVWDDGPAWRLFVRDNGIGFRPEEAHDIFVVLHRGGNAASYPGAGLGLATCKKIVELHGGRIWAEAEPGRGATFFFTLPKWNEEPLPEPAIREEGHEAHPGN
- a CDS encoding isochorismatase family protein, which translates into the protein MHGCGMASSLVLAACLGILATAAPAAPLQVCLVSGSFEYDSDTSLAAFQEYLETRHDVQCTLLKATGWTDIPGLEALDTCDVALFFLRRLRLEGEQLERIKAYCAAGRPLVAVRTMSHGIQTWLEFDKEVLGGNYQGHLGEGPTTEVLAKPRRADHPVLEGVGPIRSRYSLYKTGPVADDCDVLMFGRTPVSDGPQPLAWTRVHNGGRVFYTSLGGVGDFEGASFRRLLANALYWAAEQPAARKPLPPVTRRPRPEGVLTLALRARAQDAAGAWAERALTREWPVTDTAVIVCDMWDKHWCDFANARVAEMAPRMAEVLNAARGAGVQIIHCPSETLGFYQDWPQRRRMQAAPPVAPPDQKTVADPPLPIDDSDGGCPGPEQPYAAWTRQTATLPVGEYDGISDDGREVYHFLAQEGITHVIIMGVHTNMCVLNRSFGIRQLSRWGLDCCLVRDLTDTMYNPAMPPRIPHDEGTDLVVQHIEKYWCPSLTSEDLLAGLPG